Proteins encoded within one genomic window of Hevea brasiliensis isolate MT/VB/25A 57/8 chromosome 8, ASM3005281v1, whole genome shotgun sequence:
- the LOC131181986 gene encoding F-box protein At4g22390-like: protein MKNVHRIKAFKGLKRFANIVSTYNGVFYLSDDVYGKYTDRAALWNPSVRKIIAIPGPNVTFASHGPYIHSLGFGFDSTTDDFKLVSVVYLQDSDFNFYEIPPLVEIYSLRSRCWRMVHNDMRYAILECSTSAFLNGACNWVAPKRQKGAVGGDVIVSFALGEEVFGEMEVPDLFELRACYNKRYRALCAKPWGLQMVLSSTKYEIEKFDGGSSLWKAIEDNFPKCMKEAEKADLKERALSAIFMSVTDNILREIASESSASTAWKKL from the exons ATGAAAAATGTCCATCGGATTAAAGCGTTTAAAGGCTTAAAGCGTTTTGCTAATATAGTGAGTACTTATAATGGGGTCTTTTATCTATCCGATGATGTTTATGGCAAATACACTGATAGGGCTGCTTTATGGAACCCTAGTGTTAGAAAGATTATTGCCATTCCTGGTCCTAATGTTACGTTTGCCTCACATGGACCCTATATACACTCACTTGGGTTTGGTTTTGATTCCACTACTGATGATTTTAAGTTGGTGAGTGTAGTGTATTTGCAAGATAGTGATTTTAACTTTTATGAGATTCCGCCTTTGGTTGAGATTTACAGTTTGAGAAGTAGGTGTTGGAGAATGGTTCATAATGATATGAGATATGCCATCCTCGAGTGCTCAACGTCTGCTTTTCTGAACGGAGCTTGTAATTGGGTTGCCCCTAAGCGACAAAAGGGGGCTGTTGGAGGCGATGTGATCGTGTCGTTTGCTTTGGGAGAAGAGGTGTTTGGGGAAATGGAGGTACCAGATTTGTTTG AgttgcgtgcttgttataacaaacgGTATCGAGCTTTGTGCGCAAAACCTTGGGGTTTACAGATGGTGTTGTCTTCAACGAAGTATGAGATagagaagtttgatggtggatcaa gtctatggaaggcaatcGAGGATAACTTTCCAAAATGTATGAAAGAGGCGGAGAAGGCTGATCTaaaggagagagccttgagtgcgATTTTCATGAGCGTAACTGATAACATCCTACGCGAGATTGCCAGTGAAAGCTCAGCATCTACGGCATGGAAGAAATTATAG
- the LOC131181985 gene encoding F-box protein CPR1-like, with translation MSDHLTRELLEEILSRLPVKSILICRCVSKTWYSLITNPSFIAHHLKKTAARNSGLLFFSYSTRELIWPFKENVRYLLYPDESFPANPIEEIDCPFKDIKRFVDIVGSCNGVFCLSYGVYGRHTDGAALWNPSVRKIVNIPCPNVTFTSYGPYIPSLGFGFDSTTDDYKLVRIVYSHFNFGEIRPFVEIYSLRSRGWRKVDNNLKYVITARSTSAFLNGACHWVANKRFYGPGVCDAIVSFSLGEEAFGEMEVPDCLVKKYQFVDVAVFDGSLLLVASFKLTGEGCFTVWMMKEYGVPGSWTKLFDIPDFKSHLKWIRKLVAFRQSGQVLLAKLFGQLVFYDPKTEEIFDTKIWGNAHSFYLDTFVESLVLLNETDEFTEVEASEDNGTSEILEEVASSSSFD, from the coding sequence atgTCTGATCATCTGACTCGAGAATTGCTGGAAGAAATTTTGTCAAGATTGCCAGTGAAATCAATCCTCATATGCAGGTGCGTTTCCAAGACTTGGTACTCTTTAATCACAAACCCTTCTTTCATAGCCCACCATCTCAAGAAAACCGCTGCAAGAAATAGTGGCCTACTTTTCTTTAGTTACAGCACCAGAGAACTTATTTGGCCATTTAAAGAAAATGTGCGTTATTTGCTATACCCAGATGAGTCTTTCCCTGCAAACCCTATTGAAGAAATTGATTGCCCATTTAAAGACATAAAGCGTTTTGTTGATATAGTGGGTTCTTGTAATGGGGTCTTTTGTCTATCTTATGGTGTTTATGGCAGACACACTGATGGAGCTGCTTTATGGAACCCTAGCGTTAGAAAGATTGTTAACATTCCTTGTCCTAATGTTACGTTTACCTCATATGGACCCTATATACCCTCACTTGGGTTTGGCTTTGATTCCACTACTGATGATTATAAGCTTGTGAGAATAGTGTACTCGCATTTTAACTTTGGTGAGATTCGGCCTTTTGTTGAGATTTACAGTTTGAGAAGTAGGGGTTGGAGAAAGGTTGATAATAATCTGAAATATGTCATCACTGCGCGCTCAACGTCTGCTTTTCTGAATGGAGCTTGTCATTGGGTTGCCAATAAGCGATTTTATGGGCCTGGTGTATGCGATGCGATTGTGTCGTTTTCCTTGGGAGAAGAGGCGTTTGGAGAAATGGAGGTACCAGATTGTTTGGTTAAGAAATACCAATTTGTGGATGTTGCAGTTTTTGATGGATCACTTCTGCTGGTTGCATCTTTTAAACTGACTGGGGAAGGCTGTTTTACAGTTTGGATGATGAAAGAATATGGTGTTCCAGGATCTTGGACCAAACTTTTCGATATTCCTGATTTTAAATCACATTTGAAATGGATAAGAAAGTTAGTTGCATTTAGGCAAAGTGGTCAGGTTCTATTGGCAAAATTATTTGGACAGCTAGTTTTCTATGATCCAAAGACAGAAGAAATCTTTGATACAAAAATTTGGGGCAATGCACACTCCTTTTATTTGGATACTTTTGTGGAGAGTCTTGTTTTACTCAATGAAACAGATGAATTTACAGAAGTGGAAGCTTCTGAGGATAATGGCACAAGTGAAATCTTGGAGGAGGTTGCTTCTAGTTCTAGTTTCGACTAG
- the LOC131181983 gene encoding uncharacterized protein LOC131181983, which translates to MEVSTCNGVFCLSDDVYGKYTGRAALWNPSVRKFIAIPGPNVTFTSHGPYIHSLGFGFDSTTDDFKLVSVVYLQDSDFNFYEIPPLVEIYSLRSRCWRMVHNDLRHAIPECSTSAFLKGALFDGSLLLVHFMKLIGEEEDFSVWMMKEYRIRKLVACRLNGKVLLAKGGRKLVFYVPKTEEIFDAEILGDVRFDAFVDSLVLLSEANEFTEEEASEGDDANGVSKDHYSFF; encoded by the exons ATGGAag TGAGTACTTGTAATGGGGTCTTTTGTCTATCCGATGATGTTTATGGCAAATACACTGGTAGGGCTGCTTTATGGAACCCTAGTGTTAGAAAGTTTATTGCCATTCCTGGTCCTAATGTTACGTTTACCTCACATGGACCCTATATACACTCACTTGGGTTTGGTTTTGATTCCACTACTGATGATTTTAAGTTGGTGAGTGTAGTGTATTTGCAAGATAGTGATTTTAACTTTTATGAGATTCCGCCTTTGGTTGAGATTTACAGTTTGAGAAGTAGGTGTTGGAGAATGGTTCATAATGATCTGAGACATGCCATCCCCGAGTGCTCAACGTCTGCTTTTCTGAAAGGAGCTT TGTTTGATGGATCACTTCTGCTGGTtcattttatgaaattgattgGAGAAGAAGAGGATTTTTCAGTTTGGATGATGAAAGAATATA GAATACGAAAGTTAGTAGCTTGTAGGCTAAATGGTAAGGTTCTATTGGCAAAAGGAGGTCGAAAGCTAGTTTTCTATGTTCCAAAGACAGAAGAAATCTTTGATGCAGAAATTTTGGGCGATGTACGCTTTGATGCTTTTGTGGATAGTCTTGTTTTACTCAGTGAAGCAAATGAATTTACAGAAGAGGAAGCTTCTGAGGGTGATGACGCGAATGGAGTTTCAAAGGATCATTATTCTTTCTTCTGA
- the LOC131181982 gene encoding F-box/kelch-repeat protein At3g23880-like → MSDHLTRELLEEILSRLPVKSILICRCVSKTWYSLITNPSFIAHHLKKTAARNSGILFFSYSTRGLVWPFKENVRYLLYPDESFPANPIEELDYPFKDLKRFVDIVGSCNGVFCLSYGVYGKYTNGAALWNPSVRKIVNIPCPNITFTSHGFYKHLLGFGFDSATDDYKLVRIVYLPDSNFKFDKIPPLVEIYSLRSRGWRKVDNNDLKYVIADFSTSAFLNGTCHWVATKPPNGPGACDAIVSFSLGEEVFGEMEVPDCLVKQYYFIDVAVSDGSLLLVAITKLTEEGCFSVWKMKEYGVPGSWTNLFNISHLAGIRRLVAFRQSGEVLLANIAGGLVFYDPKTEEISATEILGNARSFYLDTLVESLVLLDEANGVSNEHSASHGGIDKDLQKNSKGKKIADSPTILNEANEILEEAASSSNSQIVIDEANEESKEEAQGESISTE, encoded by the coding sequence atgTCTGATCATCTGACTCGAGAATTGCTGGAAGAAATTTTGTCAAGATTGCCAGTGAAATCAATCCTCATATGCAGGTGCGTTTCCAAGACTTGGTACTCTTTAATCACCAACCCTTCTTTCATAGCCCACCATCTCAAGAAAACCGCTGCAAGAAACAGTGGAATACTTTTCTTTAGTTACAGCACCAGAGGACTTGTTTGGCCATTTAAAGAAAATGTGCGTTATTTGCTATACCCAGATGAGTCTTTCCCTGCAAACCCTATTGAAGAACTTGATTACCCATTTAAAGACTTAAAGCGTTTTGTTGATATAGTGGGTTCTTGTAATGGGGTCTTTTGTCTATCTTATGGTGTTTATGGCAAATACACTAATGGAGCTGCTTTATGGAACCCTAGTGTTAGAAAGATTGTTAACATTCCTTGTCCTAATATTACGTTTACCTCACATGGATTCTATAAACACTTACTTGGGTTTGGCTTTGATTCCGCTACTGATGATTATAAGCTTGTGAGAATAGTGTATTTGCCAGAtagtaattttaaatttgataagATTCCGCCTTTGGTTGAGATTTACAGTTTGAGAAGTAGGGGTTGGAGAAAGGTTGATAATAATGATCTGAAATATGTTATCGCTGATTTCTCAACGTCTGCTTTTCTGAATGGAACTTGTCATTGGGTTGCCACTAAGCCACCTAATGGGCCTGGTGCATGCGATGCGATTGTGTCGTTTTCTTTGGGAGAAGAGGTGTTTGGGGAAATGGAGGTACCAGATTGTTTGGTTAAGCAATATTACTTTATTGATGTTGCAGTTTCTGATGGATCACTTTTGCTGGTTGCTATTACGAAATTGACAGAGGAAGGCTGCTTTTCAGTTTGGAAGATGAAAGAATATGGTGTTCCAGGATCTTGGACCAATcttttcaatatttcacatttggCAGGGATACGAAGGTTAGTTGCATTTAGGCAAAGTGGTGAGGTTCTATTGGCAAACATAGCTGGAGGGCTAGTTTTCTATGATCCAAAGACAGAAGAAATCTCGGCCACTGAAATTTTGGGCAATGCACGCTCCTTTTATTTGGACACTTTAGTGGAGAGTCTTGTTTTACTCGATGAAGCAAATGGAGTTTCAAATGAGCATTCTGCTTCTCATGGTGGCATAGACAAGGACTTGCAGAAGAACAGTAAAGGGAAAAAGATTGCGGACAGTCCTACTATACTGAACGAAGCAAATGAAATATTGGAGGAGGCTGCATCTAGTTCTAATTCACAGATAGTAATTGATGAAGCAAATGAAGAATCAAAGGAAGAAGCACAGGGAGAGTCCATTTCTACAGAATGA